A genomic window from Tolypothrix sp. PCC 7910 includes:
- a CDS encoding PhoX family phosphatase, with protein MKGSLHPKNNITLNPSGNESIYDVINRVSMKRRRFIMTAVGASALTVLGDVAIGGLLQTVEATPAPKGKGFGGIGFKSVPPNLLNKATGLLEKDLVSVPQGYTAKVLVAWGDPVVSGGPTWLVDASQDAAAQEKQFGMHADGMHYFPLSPGNYFSRTVSSQIEFLKGFFNRSRNHGLLCVNHEYTQESILHSDGLDQVTIAKVRKSQAAHGVSVVEIFSKGNNWKYNPNSRYGRRITANTEMQISGPAAGDALLKSKKFDITPTGSVDTGRLNDGYTAYGTINNCSNGYTPWGTYLTCEENWNGYFGNLGEPLIPTPGIPDSEILSGQNRYGLSRTGANYRWHEVDPRFNNRTNPLEPHLFGWVVEIDPYDPYSKPVKRTALGRFKHESAQVVVDDNNRVAFYMGDDERNEYIYKFVGSRPLNPRHRDANRNLLDDGVLYVAKLNDNGTGEWIPLVYGQRGLTPENGFRSQAEVLIKTRQAADRVGATMMDRPEWTAVRPQIRGYKEIEVYCTLTNNTRRGTTPASINNLDGSTGAGNARPPIDAANPRPDNRYGHIIRWREDGRTVTTTTFQWDIFVLAGDKTRTESNLQGNTNGDDFSSPDGLWFDEFGRLWIQTDHAGNGNGDLANIGSNTMLCADPNTKQVKRFLTSPTDCEVTGITTTPDGKTIFINIQHPGDSGTTLEPTKSSNWPHTQGYGPSGRPRSSTVVITRDDGGIIGE; from the coding sequence ATGAAAGGTTCATTACACCCCAAAAATAATATTACCCTCAACCCATCCGGAAACGAGTCAATTTATGACGTGATCAATCGTGTCAGTATGAAGCGTAGGCGCTTTATTATGACGGCTGTGGGTGCGTCAGCGCTAACTGTTCTAGGCGATGTTGCTATCGGTGGTTTGCTCCAAACTGTTGAAGCCACACCAGCCCCGAAAGGGAAAGGGTTTGGTGGTATTGGCTTCAAGAGCGTACCACCAAATCTACTCAATAAAGCTACAGGACTTCTAGAAAAGGATCTTGTGAGTGTCCCTCAAGGTTATACAGCCAAAGTACTGGTTGCTTGGGGAGATCCAGTTGTCTCCGGTGGCCCTACTTGGCTAGTGGATGCTTCCCAAGACGCAGCCGCACAGGAAAAGCAGTTTGGGATGCACGCAGATGGTATGCACTACTTCCCTTTATCACCAGGAAATTATTTTAGTAGAACAGTAAGTTCACAAATTGAATTTTTAAAGGGCTTTTTCAACAGGTCAAGAAATCATGGTTTGTTGTGCGTCAACCATGAGTATACCCAAGAATCTATTTTGCACTCCGATGGTCTAGATCAAGTGACAATTGCGAAAGTGCGGAAGTCTCAGGCTGCTCATGGTGTGTCTGTTGTAGAAATTTTCAGCAAGGGCAATAACTGGAAATATAATCCCAATTCACGCTATGGTCGCCGCATTACTGCTAACACCGAGATGCAAATTTCTGGGCCTGCTGCAGGCGATGCATTGTTGAAGTCTAAGAAGTTTGATATTACACCAACTGGCTCTGTTGATACAGGTAGGCTAAATGATGGCTACACCGCATACGGTACAATCAACAACTGCTCTAACGGCTATACACCTTGGGGTACTTACTTAACTTGTGAAGAGAACTGGAATGGCTACTTTGGAAACCTTGGTGAGCCTCTAATTCCAACTCCAGGAATACCAGACTCCGAGATTCTCTCAGGTCAGAATCGCTACGGACTTTCACGTACAGGAGCTAACTATCGTTGGCATGAGGTTGATCCACGCTTCAACAACCGCACAAACCCACTTGAACCCCATTTATTTGGTTGGGTCGTGGAGATTGATCCCTACGATCCTTACAGCAAACCAGTGAAGCGTACAGCTCTTGGCAGATTCAAGCACGAGAGCGCTCAGGTCGTTGTCGATGACAATAATCGTGTTGCTTTCTATATGGGTGATGATGAGCGCAATGAGTACATCTATAAGTTCGTTGGCTCCCGGCCCTTGAATCCTAGACATCGTGATGCTAACCGCAATTTACTTGATGATGGTGTTTTATACGTTGCCAAATTGAATGATAACGGTACTGGTGAGTGGATTCCTTTGGTTTATGGTCAGCGTGGTCTAACACCTGAAAATGGTTTCAGAAGCCAAGCTGAAGTACTGATCAAGACACGTCAAGCGGCGGATCGAGTTGGTGCAACTATGATGGATAGGCCAGAGTGGACAGCAGTACGCCCTCAGATTCGTGGCTATAAAGAGATTGAAGTCTACTGCACATTAACCAACAATACCCGTCGTGGTACAACTCCAGCCTCCATCAATAATCTAGATGGCTCAACAGGAGCAGGTAATGCACGCCCCCCTATAGATGCTGCTAACCCACGTCCTGACAACCGTTACGGTCACATCATTCGTTGGCGTGAAGATGGACGCACTGTGACAACAACAACTTTCCAATGGGATATTTTTGTTCTGGCTGGTGACAAAACTAGGACAGAATCAAACCTTCAAGGTAATACTAACGGTGATGACTTCAGTTCACCAGATGGTCTCTGGTTTGATGAATTTGGTCGCCTCTGGATTCAGACCGATCATGCAGGCAATGGTAACGGCGACTTGGCAAATATTGGTAGCAATACCATGTTGTGTGCTGACCCCAACACGAAACAAGTTAAACGCTTCTTAACTAGCCCTACAGATTGTGAGGTAACAGGCATAACAACTACCCCTGATGGTAAAACGATTTTTATTAATATTCAGCATCCAGGTGATAGTGGGACTACCTTGGAACCGACTAAATCGAGCAACTGGCCTCACACTCAAGGTTATGGCCCATCCGGTCGCCCACGTTCTTCAACTGTAGTAATTACCCGCGATGATGGTGGCATTATCGGTGAATAA
- a CDS encoding class I SAM-dependent methyltransferase: MEEYYKEDLAFIHDVGFNDYALKSAPGILAILAQHNIREGLVVDLGCGSGLSAQEFTKAGYDVLGIDISESMIAMSRDKPLLYETLRERVYARARVPTAEFRIASLFEAEIPPCNAVTSIGECLNYQFDAKSDRQSLINLFHRIYNALNPGGVFIFDIAEPGQVTQGITKGFTEGEDWIVLVEKQENQQQNILTRRIITFRKVGEHYRRDDEIHYQQLYTAEDIASELSRVGFQVQTMRNYGQYPLPKAHVAFVAHKFS; the protein is encoded by the coding sequence ATGGAAGAGTATTACAAAGAAGACCTCGCATTTATTCATGATGTCGGTTTTAATGATTATGCTCTCAAGTCTGCGCCTGGGATATTGGCAATTCTGGCACAACACAATATCCGAGAAGGGTTGGTAGTAGACTTAGGTTGTGGTAGCGGTTTATCAGCGCAGGAGTTTACCAAAGCTGGGTATGATGTTTTGGGAATTGATATCTCTGAGTCGATGATTGCGATGTCTCGCGACAAGCCGCTTCTCTACGAGACGCTACGCGAACGCGTCTACGCACGCGCCAGAGTACCAACTGCGGAGTTTCGCATTGCGTCCCTGTTTGAGGCTGAGATTCCGCCTTGCAATGCGGTGACATCAATAGGTGAATGCCTTAACTACCAGTTTGATGCAAAAAGCGATCGCCAAAGCCTAATTAATCTCTTCCATCGCATATATAACGCCTTAAATCCTGGGGGTGTCTTCATTTTTGACATTGCAGAACCAGGACAAGTTACCCAAGGAATCACTAAAGGATTTACTGAAGGTGAAGATTGGATAGTACTGGTTGAAAAGCAAGAAAATCAACAGCAAAACATTTTAACCCGCAGGATTATCACCTTTCGCAAAGTAGGAGAACACTACAGACGTGATGACGAAATCCATTATCAACAGTTATATACAGCAGAAGATATCGCTAGCGAACTGAGTCGAGTTGGTTTTCAAGTCCAGACAATGCGTAATTATGGGCAATATCCTCTACCAAAAGCCCATGTAGCTTTCGTTGCCCATAAGTTCAGTTAG
- a CDS encoding ATP-binding cassette domain-containing protein, with the protein MTKLTGRADRMETATNFPQSVILETHELTRRFDSFTAVDGLNLSVAAGEVFGLLGPNGAGKSTVIKMLTTLLPPSAGRGTIAGYDVTHQSQAVRRAIGYVPQALSADGSLTGYENLLIFAKLYDIPSQRRQQRIRDVLEFMGLEEVAHRLVRNYSGGMIRKLEIAQSILHRPQIMFLDEPTVGLDPVARNQVWNLVQELRADYGTTIFLTTHFLEEADSLCDRVAIMNQGKVITTGSPTDLKAALDTPNATLDNVFIHYTGAELASGVSYRDTARTRRNAQRLG; encoded by the coding sequence GTGACAAAACTGACAGGAAGAGCAGACCGAATGGAAACTGCTACTAACTTTCCACAATCGGTCATATTGGAAACTCACGAACTCACACGCCGTTTTGACAGCTTTACTGCTGTCGATGGCTTGAATTTATCTGTAGCAGCAGGTGAAGTATTCGGTTTGCTTGGCCCCAATGGAGCAGGGAAAAGCACAGTAATTAAGATGTTGACAACCCTACTACCGCCCAGTGCTGGTAGAGGAACCATAGCTGGTTATGATGTAACTCATCAATCTCAGGCTGTGAGAAGAGCTATTGGTTATGTACCACAAGCGCTTTCTGCTGATGGGAGTCTTACAGGCTATGAAAATCTCTTAATCTTTGCCAAGCTGTATGACATTCCCTCTCAGCGTCGCCAACAGCGCATCCGTGATGTGCTGGAATTCATGGGTTTAGAGGAAGTCGCCCATCGTTTGGTGAGAAATTATTCTGGGGGGATGATTCGCAAATTAGAAATTGCCCAATCCATCTTGCATCGTCCTCAAATTATGTTCCTCGATGAGCCAACAGTCGGACTCGATCCTGTGGCGCGCAACCAAGTCTGGAATTTGGTACAGGAACTCCGTGCAGATTATGGCACAACTATATTTTTAACTACTCACTTTTTAGAAGAAGCAGACAGTTTGTGCGATCGCGTAGCGATTATGAATCAGGGTAAGGTGATTACAACTGGCTCACCCACAGATTTAAAAGCTGCTTTAGATACACCCAACGCCACTTTGGACAATGTGTTTATTCACTATACAGGGGCTGAATTAGCATCAGGAGTTAGTTATCGTGACACAGCAAGAACCAGACGTAATGCTCAACGGTTGGGTTGA
- a CDS encoding ABC transporter permease, translated as MTQQEPDVMLNGWVDPRTRNRGNFNSAIAELFSKTVVIAELEIRKLRHDPYDLLIRGVQPALWLLVFGQVFTRTRAIPTGDLSYLEFMAPGILAQSVLFVAIFTGGMTLIWERDLGIVHKFLASPVPRAAMVLGKAVACGVRSLSQIVIIYGLALLLGVKLNLHPWAILEVVIIVLLGAACFCVFSLIIGCLVRSRERFTGIGQLITMPLFFASNAIYPLSLMPGWLHLISSINPLTYEVDALRGAMIAHGSSIYGFGLDCTILLLTLIGLTIICGRLYPRVAM; from the coding sequence GTGACACAGCAAGAACCAGACGTAATGCTCAACGGTTGGGTTGATCCTCGGACTAGAAATAGAGGTAATTTTAATTCTGCGATCGCAGAATTATTTAGCAAAACAGTTGTCATCGCTGAACTAGAAATACGTAAACTGCGCCACGATCCCTATGATTTATTAATTCGGGGCGTACAACCTGCATTGTGGCTGTTAGTTTTTGGACAAGTTTTTACCCGCACTCGCGCTATCCCTACCGGAGACTTATCTTATCTAGAATTTATGGCTCCGGGGATTCTTGCTCAAAGTGTACTTTTTGTAGCCATTTTCACGGGGGGAATGACACTGATTTGGGAACGAGATTTAGGAATTGTACATAAATTCCTTGCCAGTCCTGTACCCCGCGCTGCAATGGTGTTGGGTAAAGCCGTAGCCTGTGGAGTCAGGAGCTTATCACAAATAGTAATTATCTATGGATTAGCACTGCTGTTAGGTGTCAAGCTCAACCTGCATCCCTGGGCTATTCTCGAAGTAGTAATAATTGTGCTGTTAGGTGCAGCCTGTTTTTGTGTTTTTTCATTAATTATTGGCTGTTTGGTAAGAAGTAGAGAAAGGTTTACAGGTATAGGGCAATTAATTACCATGCCCTTGTTTTTTGCGAGTAATGCCATCTATCCCTTATCACTCATGCCAGGTTGGTTGCATCTAATTTCCAGTATCAATCCCTTAACTTATGAAGTTGATGCCTTACGCGGTGCAATGATCGCTCATGGCTCCAGTATCTATGGGTTTGGTCTGGACTGTACAATTCTCTTGCTAACATTAATAGGCTTGACTATCATCTGTGGAAGACTGTACCCACGGGTGGCTATGTAA
- a CDS encoding MarR family winged helix-turn-helix transcriptional regulator produces MPKLGKPTEECAARVMETVPLLMRFIRADMRSHNAESLSIPQLRSLAFLNRNPGASLSEVAEHLGVTCATASTTIERLVQRDLVQRTDHPQERRRIVLNLTESGKFLLLQSQATTRAHIADILDGLTPEQISQIEAGLTLLKNVFEQTEVKKAP; encoded by the coding sequence ATGCCCAAGCTCGGAAAACCCACGGAAGAATGTGCTGCGAGAGTAATGGAAACAGTTCCCTTGCTGATGCGGTTTATCCGAGCAGATATGCGTAGTCACAATGCTGAATCTCTATCGATACCTCAGTTGCGATCGCTAGCTTTTCTCAACCGCAATCCTGGTGCATCATTATCTGAGGTAGCAGAGCATTTAGGAGTTACCTGCGCTACAGCATCAACAACAATTGAACGCTTAGTACAACGCGATTTAGTGCAGCGTACAGATCATCCTCAAGAACGGCGGCGAATAGTTTTGAATTTAACAGAATCAGGAAAATTTCTGTTACTGCAATCCCAAGCAACTACTCGCGCTCATATTGCCGATATTCTTGATGGTCTGACACCAGAACAAATATCACAAATTGAAGCAGGGTTGACTCTACTAAAAAATGTCTTTGAGCAAACAGAAGTTAAAAAAGCTCCTTAA
- a CDS encoding MFS transporter, producing MSLSKQKLKKLLNLEGKQHDSFAALRFRDYRLFTIGRVVLFTGSQMQTVAIGWELYERTNSAMVLGGVGLAQVVPMIALTLIAGHVADKCDRKLTTLLSILLLALCSLALAVVSYTQGAISLFYTCLVLTGVAKAFLKPASDAMMWQLIPTSAFTNAATWNSTSFQLATVIGPAFGGFAIAAFGNATSVYILAAVAAFLCFALTLPIKQQNTTLSKEPISLKALAGGAEFVWKNQIILAAITLDMFAVLLGGAVALLPIFAKDILHVGPVELGYLQAAPSIGALIMAVTLAHLPPMRKAGTALLWSVVGFGVVTIIFGLSRWFWLSLLMLALSGALDSISVVIRHTLVQIRTPNHLRGRVAAINSVFISASNELGGFESGLAAALFGPIVSVVGGGIGTILVVVATAMIWPEIRKLGALHEYE from the coding sequence ATGTCTTTGAGCAAACAGAAGTTAAAAAAGCTCCTTAATCTAGAAGGAAAACAACACGACTCCTTTGCAGCATTAAGGTTTCGCGATTATCGATTATTTACTATTGGGCGGGTAGTACTGTTTACAGGCTCACAAATGCAAACAGTAGCTATCGGTTGGGAACTCTATGAACGCACCAACTCAGCGATGGTATTAGGTGGGGTAGGACTGGCGCAAGTTGTCCCAATGATTGCCCTGACATTAATTGCTGGACATGTCGCTGATAAGTGCGATCGCAAACTCACCACATTACTATCTATTCTGCTACTAGCTCTTTGCTCATTGGCTTTGGCAGTAGTTTCCTATACTCAAGGCGCAATTAGTCTTTTTTATACCTGCCTGGTTTTAACAGGTGTCGCCAAGGCGTTTTTAAAGCCTGCCAGCGATGCCATGATGTGGCAATTAATACCTACAAGTGCCTTTACCAATGCCGCTACTTGGAATAGTACCAGCTTTCAGCTAGCAACTGTGATCGGCCCAGCCTTTGGAGGATTTGCGATCGCGGCTTTCGGAAATGCTACAAGCGTATATATATTAGCGGCTGTGGCAGCATTTTTATGTTTCGCCTTAACATTGCCAATTAAACAGCAAAACACCACTCTTTCTAAAGAACCAATTTCACTCAAAGCCTTAGCTGGGGGTGCTGAGTTTGTCTGGAAAAATCAGATAATCTTAGCGGCAATTACCCTAGATATGTTTGCAGTCTTACTAGGGGGTGCAGTAGCTTTATTACCCATCTTTGCTAAAGATATTTTGCACGTCGGCCCTGTAGAGTTGGGGTATCTGCAAGCTGCTCCTTCCATAGGTGCGCTGATTATGGCGGTAACTTTAGCGCATTTGCCACCTATGCGTAAAGCTGGGACGGCCTTACTTTGGTCTGTGGTAGGTTTTGGTGTAGTAACGATTATCTTTGGCTTATCGCGGTGGTTTTGGCTGTCGTTGCTAATGCTGGCTTTAAGTGGCGCATTAGATAGTATTAGCGTTGTGATTCGCCACACCTTAGTTCAGATTCGCACACCCAACCATTTACGCGGTCGAGTTGCAGCAATTAATAGCGTTTTTATCAGTGCTTCTAATGAATTGGGGGGCTTTGAGTCAGGTTTAGCGGCGGCTTTATTCGGCCCCATAGTTTCCGTAGTTGGCGGTGGAATTGGCACAATTCTGGTTGTGGTTGCAACGGCGATGATTTGGCCAGAGATAAGGAAGTTAGGAGCTTTGCATGAGTATGAGTAA
- a CDS encoding pitrilysin family protein: MKLRSYMLIGLLLSLLLSTAPISAMTNAATPTTVTPVSGLALSQGVQKTVLENGLTVLTKEVHTAPVVSVQVWYKVGSRNEGKGENGISHQLEHLMFKGTKERPVQFGRLFSALGSQFNAYTSYDETVYFGTVRRDKLEALLTLEADRMENSLIGPEQLTSEKRVVISELQGYENSPSYRLSKAVMQAAFPNRAYGLSVGGTKADVEQFTVDQVRHYYQRYYSPENATLVITGDFATEPTLKAVKETFGKVTPRPKQATSLQEPKQATNPANTPVAQKAPIVLKQPGSTALLQAVYPLPDIKHPDVPAIDVMDAILTGGRSSRLYQALVESGLASSVSGSAAELLEPGWYEINATAAPGKELTKISQVLQQSLAKLQQQPVTTEELNRAKTQLQASFILSNQDITSQANQLGYNQTIAGDYHFVEKYLAAIAKVTPQDVQRVAKTYLNLDKQTIGFFEPTQADGQQASAGGSGRTVENFSPGKPVDPAELAKYLPPATSATSSSKQALPEQFTLANGLRVLLLPDHSVPTINLNGQIDAGTEFDGNQKSGLANLTARNLMNGTKTQNALALAKILEDRGADLDFSASREGVSINGQGLSANLPILIQTLGNVVQNATFPADQLELTRQRALTSLKVQLDDPQTLARRVFQQAIYPENHPFHSFPTAETLKSITRDDLVRFYQEHYRPDTTTIALVGDFNPTQVKALLNQTFGKWQVKGKPPTLNLPKVDLPTTLTRLNKVIPGKAEAITYIGYNSISRKDPRFYAAMVLNQILGGDTLSSRLGTEVRDRQGLTYGIYSYFTAGINPGPFFIQMQTAPQDADKAIASTLALLKQVREQGVTEAEFNTAKRSLTNSYPVELANPSDLASTILSNSVFGLSPKEMREYPQRIESVKMSDVQKVIQDLINPENVVIVTAGSPPTVSKGN; the protein is encoded by the coding sequence ATGAAGTTACGCTCATACATGCTTATAGGTTTATTACTGAGTTTGCTGCTAAGTACTGCGCCGATTTCTGCCATGACTAACGCAGCAACACCCACCACTGTCACACCTGTATCCGGTCTTGCACTTTCCCAGGGTGTGCAAAAAACTGTCTTGGAAAACGGCTTAACAGTACTTACTAAAGAAGTGCATACTGCACCTGTGGTCAGCGTGCAGGTATGGTATAAAGTCGGCTCTCGCAATGAAGGTAAAGGCGAAAATGGTATCTCCCACCAATTAGAGCATTTAATGTTTAAAGGTACTAAAGAACGTCCTGTGCAGTTTGGACGGTTATTTAGTGCTTTAGGTAGTCAGTTTAATGCTTATACTAGCTATGACGAAACAGTGTATTTTGGTACTGTGCGGCGAGACAAGCTGGAAGCACTGCTGACTTTAGAAGCCGATCGCATGGAAAATTCCTTAATTGGGCCTGAGCAACTAACGAGTGAGAAACGGGTAGTAATATCCGAGTTGCAAGGATATGAAAATTCCCCCAGCTATCGTTTGAGTAAAGCAGTGATGCAAGCTGCATTTCCCAATCGTGCTTATGGTTTATCCGTAGGGGGAACAAAAGCCGATGTGGAGCAATTTACTGTAGATCAGGTACGACATTATTACCAAAGATATTACAGCCCAGAAAATGCCACTTTGGTAATTACAGGGGATTTTGCCACAGAACCGACGCTTAAGGCTGTAAAAGAAACTTTTGGTAAGGTTACACCACGACCAAAACAAGCTACAAGTTTACAGGAACCAAAACAGGCAACGAATCCTGCTAATACTCCAGTGGCGCAAAAAGCACCTATTGTTTTGAAGCAACCTGGAAGTACAGCATTACTACAAGCTGTGTATCCTTTACCAGATATCAAGCATCCTGATGTGCCAGCAATTGATGTCATGGATGCTATCCTCACAGGTGGACGTAGTTCTCGGCTTTATCAGGCTTTGGTAGAATCTGGACTTGCTAGTTCAGTTAGCGGTAGCGCCGCCGAACTGCTCGAACCGGGTTGGTATGAAATTAATGCTACTGCGGCTCCAGGCAAAGAGTTAACGAAAATTTCCCAAGTGCTGCAACAATCTTTGGCGAAACTGCAACAGCAGCCAGTTACTACCGAAGAATTAAACCGCGCCAAAACTCAACTACAGGCTTCATTTATTCTCAGTAACCAAGACATCACCAGTCAAGCCAACCAACTGGGATATAACCAAACTATTGCAGGAGACTACCATTTTGTTGAAAAGTATTTAGCTGCGATCGCAAAAGTTACGCCACAAGATGTGCAACGGGTGGCAAAAACTTACCTCAATCTGGATAAACAAACCATTGGTTTCTTTGAACCAACTCAAGCTGATGGTCAACAAGCCTCTGCTGGTGGTTCAGGTCGCACCGTGGAAAACTTTAGCCCTGGAAAACCTGTAGATCCAGCAGAACTGGCGAAATACTTACCTCCTGCTACCTCAGCTACCAGTTCTAGCAAACAAGCTTTACCAGAACAGTTTACCTTGGCAAATGGCTTGCGGGTGCTGCTGTTACCTGACCACAGTGTTCCAACAATTAATCTCAATGGACAAATTGATGCTGGTACTGAGTTTGATGGTAATCAAAAATCTGGACTAGCGAATTTAACTGCTAGAAACTTAATGAATGGCACAAAAACTCAAAATGCTCTGGCTTTGGCGAAAATCTTAGAGGATAGAGGAGCCGATCTAGATTTTAGTGCCAGTCGTGAAGGAGTTAGTATTAACGGTCAAGGGTTGTCAGCCAATCTGCCCATATTAATTCAAACTTTGGGAAATGTAGTACAAAATGCTACCTTCCCCGCCGATCAGTTAGAACTGACACGACAACGGGCGCTGACGAGTTTGAAAGTGCAGCTTGATGACCCTCAAACTCTGGCTAGAAGAGTATTCCAGCAAGCAATTTACCCAGAAAATCATCCTTTCCACAGCTTTCCCACGGCTGAGACTTTAAAAAGTATTACTCGTGATGATTTGGTTCGCTTCTACCAGGAACATTACCGACCAGACACCACAACGATCGCACTCGTGGGTGACTTTAACCCCACTCAAGTAAAAGCCTTACTCAATCAGACTTTTGGCAAATGGCAAGTCAAAGGTAAGCCGCCAACTCTTAACCTACCTAAAGTCGATTTACCTACGACTTTGACACGCTTGAATAAGGTAATTCCTGGTAAAGCCGAAGCCATTACTTATATCGGTTACAATAGTATCTCGCGCAAAGACCCGCGTTTTTACGCAGCAATGGTGCTAAATCAGATTTTAGGTGGCGATACCTTATCTAGCCGTTTGGGTACAGAAGTGCGCGATCGCCAAGGTTTAACCTACGGGATTTATAGCTACTTCACTGCAGGAATTAATCCTGGCCCTTTCTTTATCCAGATGCAGACAGCTCCGCAAGATGCTGACAAAGCGATCGCCAGCACTTTGGCCTTACTCAAACAGGTACGCGAACAAGGCGTGACTGAAGCAGAGTTTAACACCGCCAAACGTTCTCTTACCAACAGCTACCCTGTAGAGTTAGCTAATCCCAGCGATTTAGCATCTACAATTTTGAGCAATTCCGTCTTTGGACTTTCACCAAAAGAAATGCGCGAGTATCCTCAGCGCATTGAGTCAGTAAAAATGTCAGATGTGCAGAAGGTAATTCAGGATTTAATTAACCCAGAGAATGTAGTCATAGTTACAGCAGGTTCACCTCCCACTGTATCCAAAGGCAACTAA
- a CDS encoding Uma2 family endonuclease — protein sequence MISTERRYTLDEYRAIEEKAEGRSEYRDGEIVPIPGGTPKHSRIGRNILAYLTFALRDTQFEPINNDLRLWIPEYRRGVYPDVMVFDGEPQLNDGRLDEVLNPLVIVEVLSPSTADYDRQNKFRIYRSIVSFSEYLLVEQDEPFVERYSKQTQGWLLSEFNGLEVSISLDSVGIELPMAEIYRGITFE from the coding sequence ATGATTTCTACCGAGCGCCGCTACACTTTGGATGAATATCGCGCCATCGAAGAAAAAGCAGAAGGACGCAGCGAATATCGAGATGGAGAAATTGTACCCATACCTGGAGGAACGCCCAAACACAGCCGCATTGGACGGAATATCTTAGCTTATCTTACCTTTGCGCTACGCGATACTCAATTTGAGCCAATAAACAATGATTTGCGGCTGTGGATTCCAGAATATAGACGTGGGGTATATCCAGACGTAATGGTTTTTGATGGTGAACCGCAATTAAATGATGGTCGCTTAGATGAAGTTTTGAATCCTTTGGTGATTGTTGAAGTATTATCTCCTTCCACCGCAGATTACGACCGCCAAAACAAATTCCGTATATATCGCTCAATTGTGAGTTTTAGCGAATATTTATTAGTTGAGCAAGATGAACCATTTGTAGAACGCTATAGTAAGCAAACTCAAGGTTGGTTGCTCAGTGAATTTAATGGCTTAGAAGTATCAATTTCTCTTGATTCAGTAGGGATTGAATTGCCGATGGCAGAAATTTATCGCGGTATTACTTTTGAATAA
- a CDS encoding GNAT family N-acetyltransferase, with the protein MEIRLFQHQDAQQIAQLFHETVREINIGDYSENQVKAWAPDNINFRNWATICAERFTYVADDQGVIAGFGELETNGHIDCFYCHKNYQKMGVGSKIYAAIEAKAYELGINRLYLEASITAKPFFLRMGFSTITEQQVECRGEIFVNYAMEKFLISS; encoded by the coding sequence ATGGAAATACGATTATTTCAACACCAAGATGCCCAACAAATAGCACAATTATTCCACGAAACAGTACGTGAAATTAATATTGGTGACTACTCAGAAAATCAAGTTAAAGCTTGGGCACCAGATAATATTAATTTTAGAAACTGGGCAACAATCTGTGCAGAAAGATTCACCTACGTTGCTGATGACCAAGGTGTAATTGCAGGTTTTGGCGAGTTAGAAACCAACGGACATATAGATTGCTTTTACTGCCATAAAAATTATCAGAAAATGGGTGTGGGTAGTAAAATTTATGCGGCAATTGAAGCCAAAGCCTATGAATTAGGAATTAATCGCTTATACCTTGAAGCCAGTATTACCGCCAAACCTTTTTTCCTGCGTATGGGGTTTTCCACCATCACTGAACAACAAGTAGAATGTCGGGGAGAAATTTTTGTAAATTATGCAATGGAGAAGTTTTTAATTTCTAGCTAA